A stretch of Onychomys torridus chromosome 2, mOncTor1.1, whole genome shotgun sequence DNA encodes these proteins:
- the LOC118578685 gene encoding putative olfactory receptor 2B3, with translation MQGFSWENHSSVSEFILLGFSRDFQVNVILFNVFFFLYLSTLVGNGLIVTLIHLDSRLHTPMYFFLSVLSMLDMSYVTTTVPQMLVHLVCQKKTISYSGCVAQMYIFLVLGITEGWLFSVMAYDRYVAICHPLRYKVIMRPWLCGAMVVFCGLWGVSCSLVYTVFTMRLPYCGPNEINHFFCEVPAVLKLACADTSLNDQVDFILGFILLLVPLSFILASYVCIFATILRIRSAQGRLKAFSTCASHITVVTMFCGPAMFMYMNPGANASPERDKKLALFYNVISAFLNPIIYSLRNKDVKRAFLKVTGWGGATE, from the coding sequence ATGCAAGGCTTCTCCTGGGAGAATCACAGCTCTGTGTCAGAGTTCATCCTTCTGGGCTTCTCCAGGGATTTCCAAGTTAATGTAATCCTCTTCaatgtcttctttttcctctaCCTCTCTACACTCGTGGGCAATGGACTCATTGTCACCTTGATCCACCTGGACTCCCgcctccacacacccatgtatttcttcctcaGTGTCCTGTCCATGCTGGATATGAGCTATGTCACCACCACAGTGCCCCAGATGCTGGTGCACCTTGTCTGCCAGAAGAAAACTATCTCCTATTCTGGGTGTGTGGCCCAGATGTACATCTTTCTGGTGTTAGGCATCACTGAAGGTTGGTTGTTCTCTGTCATGGCCTATGACAGATATGTAGCCATTTGCCACCCACTCAGATACAAGGTTATCATGAGGCCTTGGCTGTGTGGAGCAATGGTGGTCTTCTGTGGACTATGGGGTGTCAGCTGTTCACTAGTCTACACTGTCTTCACTATGAGGCTGCCCTACTGTGGCCCCAATGAGATCAATCACTTCTTCTGTGAGGTCCCTGCTGTTCTGAAGCTTGCCTGTGCAGACACATCCCTCAACGACCAAGTTGATTTTATCCTGGGTTTCATCCTTCTCCTGGTACCTCTTTCTTTCATCCTGGCCTCGTATGTCTGCATCTTTGCTACCATTCTGAGGATCCGCTCAGCCCAAGGTCGGCTGAAGGCCTTTTCCACCTGTGCCTCCCACATCACTGTGGTCACCATGTTCTGTGGTCCTGCTATGTTTATGTACATGAACCCTGGGGCCAACGCCTCCCCAGAGAGGGACAAGAAACTGGCCCTGTTCTACAATGTCATCTCTGCCTTTCTCAACCCTATTATCTACAGCCTTAGAAACAAAGATGTGAAGAGGGCTTTCCTCAAAGTAACAGGCTGGGGAGGAGCCACTGAGTAA